One genomic region from Bos indicus isolate NIAB-ARS_2022 breed Sahiwal x Tharparkar chromosome 17, NIAB-ARS_B.indTharparkar_mat_pri_1.0, whole genome shotgun sequence encodes:
- the TMEM191C gene encoding transmembrane protein 191C isoform X1, whose translation MAEAQELLLQLQKDNRDGRLRKQELEELVRGLEAESESLTARLLDLSERERGLQRRRSQAARALRGEAREAARERADRARGLLEAAEQRQRDLEQQNRQLQEQWEELSSQPHPQLFYYGGEQLSQQRAEQQLGTQLAALQKQLELVEAKHTMQAEALRQSARRMEEAWASFQEQSGVLQVPPLSASDPAAASAPSFLGAAAACPRPTQVFPRVRPHSHHPLQELQGKVMEAAAALDSSRGGPEPCDSQPRRGQDCAGSLMEEVAKADCEKRLFGAGAAGFRLWALGALQTLLLLPLGVMALPLLYLALVKPSALRRGLARPGSDAALRRLRYTLAPLLQLRARGLLPA comes from the exons ATGGCCGAGgcgcaggagctgctgctgcagctgcagaAGGACAACCGCGACGGGCGGCTGCGGaagcaggagctggaggagctggTGCGCGGGCTGGAGGCCGAGAGCGAGAGCCTCACCGCGCGCCTGCTGGACCTGAGCGAGCGCGAGCGCGG CCTGCAGCGTCGGCGGAGCCAGGCGGCGCGGGCCCTGCGTGGGGAGGCGCGCGAGGCGGCGCGGGAGCGCGCGGACCGGGCGCGCGGGCTGCTGGAGGCCGCGGAGCAGCGCCAGCGGGACCTG GAGCAGCAGAACCGACAGCTGCAGGAGCAGTGGGAGGAGCTGTCAAGCCAG ccccacccccagctcttctACTACGGAGGAGAGCAACTGAGCCAGCAGCGGGCGGAGCAGCAGCTCGGGACCCAACTGGCGGCCCTGCAG AAACAACTGGAGCTGGTGGAGGCCAAGCACACCATGCAGGCGGAGGCCCTGCGGCAG AGCGCACGGCGGATGGAGGAGGCCTGGGCCAGCTTCCAGGAACAGAGCGGAGTCTTGCAGGTGCCGCCCCTCTCCGCCTCCGACCCCGCCGCGGCCTCCGCTCCGTCCTTCCTCGGAGCCGCGGCGGCCTGTCCCCGCCCTACCCAAGTCTTCCCGCGTGTGAGGCCTCACTCCCACCACCCGCTCCAGGAGTTGCAGGGGAAGGTGATGGAGGCGGCGGCTGCACTCGACAGCTCGCGGGGCGGCCCGGAGCC GTGCGACTCACAGCCCCGCCGGGGGCAGGACTGCGCGGGCTCGCTCATGGAAGAGGTGGCCAAGGCGGACTGT GAGAAGCGGCTGTTCGGCGCGGGTGCGGCGGGCTTCAG GCTGTGGGCGCTGGGCGCGCTgcagacgctgctgctgctgccgctgggCGTCATGGCGCTGCCGCTGCTCTACCTGGCACTGGTGAAGCCCTCGGCCCTGCGCCGCGGCCTTGCGCGCCCGGGCTCGGACGCCGCCCTGCGCCGCCTGCGCTACACGCTGGCCCCGCTGTTGCAGCTGCGTGCGCGCGGACTGCTGCCCGCCTAG
- the TMEM191C gene encoding transmembrane protein 191C isoform X4, whose protein sequence is MAEAQELLLQLQKDNRDGRLRKQELEELVRGLEAESESLTARLLDLSERERGLQRRRSQAARALRGEAREAARERADRARGLLEAAEQRQRDLEQQNRQLQEQWEELSSQPHPQLFYYGGEQLSQQRAEQQLGTQLAALQKQLELVEAKHTMQAEALRQSARRMEEAWASFQEQSGVLQVPPLSASDPAAASAPSFLGAAAACPRPTQVFPRVRPHSHHPLQELQGKVMEAAAALDSSRGGPEPCDSQPRRGQDCAGSLMEEVAKADCEKRLFGAGAAGFSTISTWAKHLGRFLQ, encoded by the exons ATGGCCGAGgcgcaggagctgctgctgcagctgcagaAGGACAACCGCGACGGGCGGCTGCGGaagcaggagctggaggagctggTGCGCGGGCTGGAGGCCGAGAGCGAGAGCCTCACCGCGCGCCTGCTGGACCTGAGCGAGCGCGAGCGCGG CCTGCAGCGTCGGCGGAGCCAGGCGGCGCGGGCCCTGCGTGGGGAGGCGCGCGAGGCGGCGCGGGAGCGCGCGGACCGGGCGCGCGGGCTGCTGGAGGCCGCGGAGCAGCGCCAGCGGGACCTG GAGCAGCAGAACCGACAGCTGCAGGAGCAGTGGGAGGAGCTGTCAAGCCAG ccccacccccagctcttctACTACGGAGGAGAGCAACTGAGCCAGCAGCGGGCGGAGCAGCAGCTCGGGACCCAACTGGCGGCCCTGCAG AAACAACTGGAGCTGGTGGAGGCCAAGCACACCATGCAGGCGGAGGCCCTGCGGCAG AGCGCACGGCGGATGGAGGAGGCCTGGGCCAGCTTCCAGGAACAGAGCGGAGTCTTGCAGGTGCCGCCCCTCTCCGCCTCCGACCCCGCCGCGGCCTCCGCTCCGTCCTTCCTCGGAGCCGCGGCGGCCTGTCCCCGCCCTACCCAAGTCTTCCCGCGTGTGAGGCCTCACTCCCACCACCCGCTCCAGGAGTTGCAGGGGAAGGTGATGGAGGCGGCGGCTGCACTCGACAGCTCGCGGGGCGGCCCGGAGCC GTGCGACTCACAGCCCCGCCGGGGGCAGGACTGCGCGGGCTCGCTCATGGAAGAGGTGGCCAAGGCGGACTGT GAGAAGCGGCTGTTCGGCGCGGGTGCGGCGGGCTTCAG CACAATCTCAACCTGGGCGAAGCACCTCGGCCGTTTTCTACAGTAA
- the TMEM191C gene encoding transmembrane protein 191C isoform X2 yields MAEAQELLLQLQKDNRDGRLRKQELEELVRGLEAESESLTARLLDLSERERGLQRRRSQAARALRGEAREAARERADRARGLLEAAEQRQRDLEQQNRQLQEQWEELSSQPHPQLFYYGGEQLSQQRAEQQLGTQLAALQKQLELVEAKHTMQAEALRQSARRMEEAWASFQEQSGVLQELQGKVMEAAAALDSSRGGPEPCDSQPRRGQDCAGSLMEEVAKADCEKRLFGAGAAGFRLWALGALQTLLLLPLGVMALPLLYLALVKPSALRRGLARPGSDAALRRLRYTLAPLLQLRARGLLPA; encoded by the exons ATGGCCGAGgcgcaggagctgctgctgcagctgcagaAGGACAACCGCGACGGGCGGCTGCGGaagcaggagctggaggagctggTGCGCGGGCTGGAGGCCGAGAGCGAGAGCCTCACCGCGCGCCTGCTGGACCTGAGCGAGCGCGAGCGCGG CCTGCAGCGTCGGCGGAGCCAGGCGGCGCGGGCCCTGCGTGGGGAGGCGCGCGAGGCGGCGCGGGAGCGCGCGGACCGGGCGCGCGGGCTGCTGGAGGCCGCGGAGCAGCGCCAGCGGGACCTG GAGCAGCAGAACCGACAGCTGCAGGAGCAGTGGGAGGAGCTGTCAAGCCAG ccccacccccagctcttctACTACGGAGGAGAGCAACTGAGCCAGCAGCGGGCGGAGCAGCAGCTCGGGACCCAACTGGCGGCCCTGCAG AAACAACTGGAGCTGGTGGAGGCCAAGCACACCATGCAGGCGGAGGCCCTGCGGCAG AGCGCACGGCGGATGGAGGAGGCCTGGGCCAGCTTCCAGGAACAGAGCGGAGTCTTGCAG GAGTTGCAGGGGAAGGTGATGGAGGCGGCGGCTGCACTCGACAGCTCGCGGGGCGGCCCGGAGCC GTGCGACTCACAGCCCCGCCGGGGGCAGGACTGCGCGGGCTCGCTCATGGAAGAGGTGGCCAAGGCGGACTGT GAGAAGCGGCTGTTCGGCGCGGGTGCGGCGGGCTTCAG GCTGTGGGCGCTGGGCGCGCTgcagacgctgctgctgctgccgctgggCGTCATGGCGCTGCCGCTGCTCTACCTGGCACTGGTGAAGCCCTCGGCCCTGCGCCGCGGCCTTGCGCGCCCGGGCTCGGACGCCGCCCTGCGCCGCCTGCGCTACACGCTGGCCCCGCTGTTGCAGCTGCGTGCGCGCGGACTGCTGCCCGCCTAG
- the TMEM191C gene encoding transmembrane protein 191C isoform X3 → MAEAQELLLQLQKDNRDGRLRKQELEELVRGLEAESESLTARLLDLSERERGLQRRRSQAARALRGEAREAARERADRARGLLEAAEQRQRDLEQQNRQLQEQWEELSSQLFYYGGEQLSQQRAEQQLGTQLAALQKQLELVEAKHTMQAEALRQSARRMEEAWASFQEQSGVLQELQGKVMEAAAALDSSRGGPEPCDSQPRRGQDCAGSLMEEVAKADCEKRLFGAGAAGFRLWALGALQTLLLLPLGVMALPLLYLALVKPSALRRGLARPGSDAALRRLRYTLAPLLQLRARGLLPA, encoded by the exons ATGGCCGAGgcgcaggagctgctgctgcagctgcagaAGGACAACCGCGACGGGCGGCTGCGGaagcaggagctggaggagctggTGCGCGGGCTGGAGGCCGAGAGCGAGAGCCTCACCGCGCGCCTGCTGGACCTGAGCGAGCGCGAGCGCGG CCTGCAGCGTCGGCGGAGCCAGGCGGCGCGGGCCCTGCGTGGGGAGGCGCGCGAGGCGGCGCGGGAGCGCGCGGACCGGGCGCGCGGGCTGCTGGAGGCCGCGGAGCAGCGCCAGCGGGACCTG GAGCAGCAGAACCGACAGCTGCAGGAGCAGTGGGAGGAGCTGTCAAGCCAG ctcttctACTACGGAGGAGAGCAACTGAGCCAGCAGCGGGCGGAGCAGCAGCTCGGGACCCAACTGGCGGCCCTGCAG AAACAACTGGAGCTGGTGGAGGCCAAGCACACCATGCAGGCGGAGGCCCTGCGGCAG AGCGCACGGCGGATGGAGGAGGCCTGGGCCAGCTTCCAGGAACAGAGCGGAGTCTTGCAG GAGTTGCAGGGGAAGGTGATGGAGGCGGCGGCTGCACTCGACAGCTCGCGGGGCGGCCCGGAGCC GTGCGACTCACAGCCCCGCCGGGGGCAGGACTGCGCGGGCTCGCTCATGGAAGAGGTGGCCAAGGCGGACTGT GAGAAGCGGCTGTTCGGCGCGGGTGCGGCGGGCTTCAG GCTGTGGGCGCTGGGCGCGCTgcagacgctgctgctgctgccgctgggCGTCATGGCGCTGCCGCTGCTCTACCTGGCACTGGTGAAGCCCTCGGCCCTGCGCCGCGGCCTTGCGCGCCCGGGCTCGGACGCCGCCCTGCGCCGCCTGCGCTACACGCTGGCCCCGCTGTTGCAGCTGCGTGCGCGCGGACTGCTGCCCGCCTAG